The genomic region CTCACAATTCTttctgaaaaataatttttaaaaagaaaccagCAAATTAAAAATAGCAACTTCTTCATTCCATGTATAAGATTCAACCAAAAAATCCCCAGTTATTTCTCCACCCCGTACACACGCACATAttagtacatatatatatatatataattatataaagcaaacaattataaattttttcgaatattttgttgttttttttttcttttgtggggGTTTTTGAAATGGTCACTGGTATTGGCGGTGGTGGGTCACGAGTGATCGAGGGAGGCGGTGGGTTATGGCACTACCAGCATTAAACTTCACCAGAAGGGAAAGTAGTAAGGCCAGGAATATGCTGGGTTGCAAATAGCAGTCCAAATATCCAAATAAGTTACACCTCCTATAACATCACATGAAAATGcacatacataaaaaaattaaaaaaaaataaataaataaaaaaaacaaacaagaacCAATTATATCTGCAATTTTTAAACGAAAATGGCAATAAAAGGATATAAGCTCGAAACAGAgtatgaagtaaaaaaaaaataattctatgaTGCCCACCTACAGAAAATGCAAGCTCAAGTTCAATTCTCAATAAGATATAAATCGCAAATATCTGCTCCTGTAATTGTAACCTCCATTGCCACAGCATACATTAGAACCAAAAACAAGGAACAACTAAGGAAGGAAAACATACTAAGTGATAAATCATTGGAAAACAGTGAATACAGacacattaatttataaattaagaaCTAATCATAGTTTTCTAATGGCTTTTACACTTTCTATAtctaatttgataaaaaaaaaaatacaaacatagCAATTACAGTTTAGCACAAAACTTCCACATTTACagcaaaaacccaataaaaagaaaacatggtTTATTCAAGAGGATTGCCATCGTAATAGATATATCCAAAAATAAAGAGGTCCACATAACAGCCCCCGcatatgaactataaattcaaACATAATATATAACATCACACATTGAGCACatttaagatcaacaaaaaaaaaaaaaaattcaaagaaattgaaaatatttcaatGATCAGTGAAACTCCTAATGCATCTCTAGCAAGTTCTTCAGCTAATAACATAGCACCATgaaaataatacacacacacacacatttttccGATCGTTACTAAATTGGACTCTATTTGTAACAATTAGCAATATATAACTAAGCTTGAGCTTCATTgcactctttcttcttcttttttttcctttaattttctagTAGGTTCGAGAACTATAGCTTAGGAATCACAATGAAAAGAGGAACACCTAGCATTTGATTTGACAGTTATGGAAATTTTCAGTGAGAAATGAAACCCTAGATCAATCGCATTACAAGTAAAACACGGATTTTTTGGAAATGGAAAGTGAATTTCGAAAAGCAAAAGCGGTAGAGAGTGAGAAACAGTGCACAGTGCACAATGAGTTTGCTGGAATATCATTACCTGATGGTGCTGCACAGCTTTCTATAGGGAAATCGATGATGAGCTCCGTTTTCTGAGAAATGTGAAACGAAATCATGGggaaattgatgaaaaagtgtgggtaaaccaaaaaaacaaaaaaatcaaagacgaAATTAGGGTTTGTGATTCGTACCTAATCGGAGCTGAGAAACGGTGATCGTCTAAATCGGTAGAGAGATGAAGAGTCACAAAACGGAGATGAACTTGTACCCAATCGGAGCTATGCGATTACGTACAAAATCGATGATCGTCGAGCTCTATGAGATCTCCGTGATCGACGAGCTATGAGATCTCCATGCTCTGCGATTTCTATGCTCTGAGAGTGATAAGAGCTCTGTATTTTGTtagttaatttgttttaaatttatataatacgGCTATAGTTTTAAATTTCGTTGTGGGCTTTTTGCAAgggatgaaaattttgttgtgggCTTTTTTTCAAGGGctgaaaaatttgtaatattttaccAAGGGTTGTTGGCTGAAAAAactggtgggttttttttttcacatttatttcATGGGTGCTTTAACTTATTTTGAGGGACCAaataacatttgaaataaagtttagTAATAAAGCCctttgcatttttatttataggttgTATCGACAGATTTTAGTAAACCCTCGATAAAAAAGGGTTGAAATAACTACACTTTGTTGTAGTGTATTGTCCTTCCTGTTATAACTCTAGTGTTGCGTTTGGAAAAGGGGGAAGAAGAAGTGAAGAGTGAGATTTCTGTTGTTTGGCTAGCAAGAGAGGAGAAATTGAAGCACTTTTGGCCCACACTTTGGTTGGTTTCCTCCCAATAAGGGCGGACATGTAGAGAAacccattttaaaaaaattgcaacaacAAACTTTGGCTTTCAAGTGcttcaaaattacattattgCATATTATTTCGTGTTCCACTTTTTACTTCATAAGggtataaaagtaaaaaaaaattaatatttttctttccgTTTCTCTTCCCTTGCAAACcaaataaagaaattattttcttttcttttctccttcccTTCTTATTTCCAAACACTAATGAGAgaagcattttctttttctttctccctctcctTTTGTTTCTCTCACtcttttcttctcctttctttttctgtcGTATGTAACCAAACAAAATGTAACTGAATGTTAGACAATCTTGAAAGCCAAATTCAATAAGTAGAACATATATAATAGGTATCCACTACCAAATTTTTATACAAGTACCCCATCAATTTTAAGACAAAATAGCAATTCTCCACCACTTCAATTTTAAGACAAAATAACAATTCTCCAtcaatttatcttttttagtgTTCCTTAGCTTCCTTTAGAATGGCTTTTTAGTTTATTGATTCGCATTGATAAAAGAGAATACAATTATAATTGTATCTAGCTAAGAAATGGCTTTAGAAAATcatacataaacaaataattcaaatgAGATGCACCATTATTCTAATTTGCAAGAGTCAACTAATGGCTAATGGGGAATAAAAACCAGAAAAGAACAGATCTAAAAGAGAGACAAACTTTACCAAAAAGAAGGCCTTGATATGGGTCCTTGTAATCTTAACTTCAGCTTCCTCATCTTGATAAACATCCAAGAGTATATCCATCAAATCCTTATCTTCTCTCACACTCccatctctcttccttctctcttcatGCTCCTTCAACACCCTCTCCAACAATTCATCAAACCTTCTGGTCACATCCAAAGCCTGTTTCCCATACAACCAAAACCCCAATTTCTTCAAAGGCCCCAACACATCCCCAAAGCACAACTTTGCAGCCAGCTCAAATGACTCCTTTACCAGATCTCTAACCTTTTCAGCTTCACCATCTTGCTCTGAACACATAGCGCTCATCACTACCCTGCATGTCACATTGTTTGTAAGCTTCATCACCTCAGCACCCACATCAACATTCTCATTTTTCCTTGCACTTTCCACCACTTTCCTCAACAGCCTCTCTATCTCTTCACGCCGAATGCCACGTGAAACTTCAAGCTGTTTTGTGGCAAATAGTTTTGTAACACAAAGTTTCTTCATGAATCTCCAATAATCACCATATGGGGCAGTGATAAAACCTGAATTATTATACTGTAACATGTCAGCAAAGGCAAATATAGGCCTAGAAGAAAAGGTAAGATCCTGGGATTTGAAGATTTCAGAAGCAACAGAAGCTGAAGAAACAAGTAGGCAACGTGCTGAGCCAAAGCGAAGATAGAGTAGAGGACCATATTGGTTGGAGAGGCTGTGGAAGGACTTGTATAAGAATGGAGTGAGGAGGTGGAGGTGACCGATGAGTGGGAGGGCTGGTGGGCTTGGAGGAAGGTGAAGACTCGTGGTTTGCTTGGTGGGTTTGTTGAGAATGGATCGGATTAGGAGGGTTGTGATGATAGatacgaagaagaagaaggagtagTATTGGATGTCGGTCATGGCATCCATGgatagaattttttaaatttaatgtgAAAGTTGTTTTGTTTAGTTGGGGCTTTGTCAATGGTAATTAAGGGAAGGTttatgattaaaataatttctgTTCACACTATTGCTTTGTCCCGTGGCGGTGGCTGCAACACTTTGTGAGGAAAGTTTACTTGCGTAAAGTTTTTATGAATGGAAATATGAGAATAAGGCTATTATCAATCGCTACAACAAAAGCGAATCTTATCATCGAATTATTTTTTGTGcacattgttgttgttttgtgagATAAGGTTACTTTGCCATTAAAATATTTGCACCTAGCTGTTGTTCGTAAAAAGATGGATAATAACCAACATCCCAGTGGTCTAATTGGTTAGATACCTAGTTGGTTAGATACTAGTTAAAAAGTCTCAGGAATCTCAACAATTAGCTGTGTGTTGGTACTTTTTATATCTCACCTTCATCTAAATTGGTCTAAAGATAATAAGTGAGTTTTTCATAGACCAAGAATATGGGGTCTCGCCTAAGAGTAAGTAAGATACTACTATAGTCACACCCAAGTAGGGAAGCTACcttgtttcattatttttcgAGTAATCTTGCACCATGTCAAATTCGGGTCTAAGGAAGTTGGGATCATGACTTAAAGaatatacatattaaaaaaaaaaaaaaaagatgagaggATAGCGTGTCTAGACTCTAGActctaaaatattaaaaatcctCCGaggtcagatttttttttttttttttggttatcgccaaataaaatcacattcAAGAAAGCCGTGTAAAACATATTGATGGCATGTTTGTTAGTCCTTGAACTTCTTAGAGCACTAGTTGAGGAGCAACTTGGATGTCAATATGCTTAATCATCCTTTTTAATGTTGCAATATCATCCATGATGGGGACGTTATCCAAGCTAGTCAAGCGATGTGTCTGAATTAGCTTCACTCCTTGATTTGATTTTAGAAAAAGGATTACCTCCCTGAAACCTTGCATCCACGCCTCATATAATGCTTCTCTGGTTGTGGATAATAGGTTGTTCTCATCATTGCAGGAGTGCCATGAATAACAACCTTTATGAATGGATTGGCCTAAACGATTTTTTATCACAAAGACACCTCCATTCCAATTAGCTTCGTGTGAACGCTTTTTGTGTCAACTATTATTATTGCTTGCCAATTCTAAATTTGGCGTGGAATCTGGTTTCCAACAATTACGCTAGTTGTTGAACCAATTTGGATACAATCATCGAAATCTGTTTTCCATTCGGTCAGGAGGTTTCTGGTGCTTGAAATGGCTTGTTGAACATcagcaattttattttcaaatataaccTTATTTTTGTTGCTCCAAATCACCCAAAGAGTGGCACTAATATCTGTAAGAACTATCTTCCTATCCATTACCTGCTTTGTATTTTTCAAGAGTGGTTATCAACCATTGTCGAACAGATGGAATAACATTAGATTGAAAGTTCCGAGGCGAGGCAAACCATAAAGCTCTAGCAAAAGGACATTTAAGTAAAAGATTATCCAATGTTTCATCTTCTTGATCACACATTACACATTTGGGGCTAACAATAATTTGTCTTCTAATTAGCTCCATTCTACTCGGTAACCCATTGTGTAATAATTTCCAGAAGAACAAATGGATTTTATATGGGGTTTTTAATCTCCAAAGATTTTTCCAGCCCATTCCATTCATACCATAATTAGCTGTCCCATATTGCTCCTTAGTAATCAATTGTATCATTCTCCACCTTGTATGTCCCTTTCTGCGACTGAGACCATAAGATTTTATCCAGAGCTCCAAACATTAAATGTGGGGTATTGATAATCTCTCGTGCAACTCTCATGTCATATATATTTGCAATGAGCTCAGCTTTTCAAGTACCTGTTTTAGAGTCCATAAGATTTCGAACTATGCCTTTGTCAAGTCGGTATTCCAACAATGTTGTTTCATTACGAGGTCTATACCATAGCGGATCCCTTAATTTAATGTTATCACCCATTTCTACTTGGCATTTAGCTCCTGAAAGTTGTGTTTCTTTTGTCATCCATATTCCTTTCCATATTTGGGATGCAATAGCTAGACATCTTTCCATACCCCAAACATTAGGAACTTTTGGAAAATACTTTCCTTTAGGAGTAGTGGCTAGTAATGATTGAGGATTCTGAGTTATTCTCCAGTATTGTTTGGCTAGGAGGGCTTGATTGAATTGTTTTGTCTTCCTAAAATCTATCCTTAGGTTGGAAAATTGTATCCCAAGCTATGGTATGTAATTTCCTAACTTCTACAGTGTTTCCCCACCAAAAATCTCTAATGATTCTATCAATTCTATTGCATGTATCTTTTGGCAATCTATGGAACGACATAGAATATATTGGCATCGCTTGCATGACCAATTTAATAAGAGTTAGCTTCCCCGCAGATGATAAGAGTTTACCTTTCCAAGTTTGAAGTCTACTTTGTAGCCGATCAATGATTTGGTTGCCAATTTCTCTCCTTGTTGTTCCTAGGTCCACTAGGATCCCTAAATATTTCCCAATCTTTGCTGCAATGTTTACTGTTAACTTTTTGGCTAAGTCTTCTTTTATAGCTTCATCGCAGTTGGGACTAACCATCATGACTGATTTGGTGCCATTTATCTTTTGACCCAACATTTCGCAAAAGCTTTGAAGGGTTTGGCTGAGCTTTTCTGTAGTTTGATTGACAACTTTGAAGAAGATAATAATGTCATCCGCAAATATGAGGTGAGAAATAGGAAGCCCTCCTTTATTTATTTCCAATCCCTTCAGCATGCCTTTAGATTCTAAATCTTGAAACATGCATGAAAGTATAATTGTGCAGATAATGAATATGTATGGTGATAATGGGTCACCTTGCCTTATACCACAATTAGGTTTGAATTTTTCTGTGGGAGTACCATTGACTAGAATGATGTATGTCACTGTGCTGACACATTGCATTACCAATTGAGTCCATTGTTGGCTAAAGCCCATTTTTTGGAGTGTGGcttcaataaaattcaaatttagtCTATCATAAGCTTTGCTCAAATCCACTTTCAGTGCAGCGAAACGAagtcttcccttttttttcctcttaattgTGTGGAGTAATTCATGAGTCAAGATGATATTGTCAGTGATCAATTTACCCTTAACAAATGCATTTTGATGAGGAATGATAAGATCATCAAAGATTAGTTTTAGCCTATTTGCTAAAACTTTGGCAGCAATTTTGTATGCCGCATTGCATATGCTAATAGATCTATACTCACTAATTTCCTCCAGATTAAGACTTTTAGGAACCAAAGTGATAaacgtgatgttaagttccttaagAATGTAGCATGTTCTGAGAAACCTTAATGTTACTTGTATTACTATTTGTCCCATTGTATCCCAACATTTTTGTAAGAGCATTGCAGGAATGCCATTTAGGTCTAGTGCTTTCTAGGAATCCAATTGGAAAGCGGCCTCTTTAATCTCCTCTATATTGAACTCCCTATCCAATATTTGTCGATGTAGGTGCGAGAGTCCTGGTAGTGTGTATGTATTCAAGACCTCCATAATACTCTTTGCACTTTTGTTTGATTCTGATTGGAAGATTCTTTGGAAATGTTGTTGTATATGTTCCCTTAACTTCTGATCTTCATCTATCCATTGATTTGAGTGGTTCTTTAGTCTTGTGATGCGATTGGTTGCTCTTCTCTTGCGAACAATAGCATGGAAGTATCTAATATTTCTGTTGCATTTTTTTGTCCAATCCTTCCTTGCATTTTGTGCCCAAAACACTTACTCCATATTTAGAAGttgttggacttttttttttttttttgggcaatttCTGGATTGTCACTATGGTTTTGTGTATATGCAAGCTCCTCCTTTGTTTTGGAAAGTTTCTGGTGCAAATTtccaaattcatttttattccaACTAATGTAAGCTTGCTTGACATTGCATAATTTTGATTTAAGGATATAAGTAGGGGAACGTGAGATTTTCTTTTTGCCATTCCTTCTAGATTATTTGTTTACATCTTGGGTACATTAGACACATAGCTTCAAATCTGAACGGCCTTCTTCTGTAAATGGGAATGTTGTTGATGTCTAAGACTAGTGATGCATGATCAGATATCGTGATAGGCCAGGCTTCAAGAGTACAATGTTCAAAGGTATGTAACCATGCATTGTTAATAAACGCTGTCTAATTTTTCCAGGACAAGATCATCACcacctcttttatttttctatgcGTATTTGACTCCCATTGATTGTAATGGTATCATCTCTGTGTCTTGTAGACAAGTATGCAAATCTGATGCTCCTGGGCAATTGTGGAAGGTTGAAGATTGTTTATCTACATTAAATAACACCTCGTTGAAATCACCAATCCAAATCCAAGGTCCATTTAGATTCTCCTGGAAGGAAACAAATTGGTCCCAAACTTCCTTTCTTTTGCTGGTTTTTGGATGGCcataaacaaaagtaaaataacACAGACCAAAAGTAAGATGTTTCATTCTAGTATGGATGAAATTTTTGGTGGCATCTAATACagtcaaaatgatatttttccagCACAACAAAAGCCCCCCCAGATAATCCTACTCTTTCTActtcacaaaaattttcaaaattccacTTATGGGTCCAATACTTTCCCCTTCCTTTCTTCTGCTTTGTCTCcattaaaaataagatagaaGGGTTGGTAGTTTCAGCAATTTTTGACATGAGCTTAAATGCAGAGGTATTATCGAGGCCTCTACAATTCCATACCAATGTCCTCATGGTTGTTGCGGAGGCCTTTCTTGGGCTGCCTCTGAAAGCCTTATGTTTGACAAAAGTTGTATTAGATTGGTAACTATACTCTGCTGATGTTCAGTTCCTGCATTCTGTCTGCTCCAGATAACTTCAGTCTCTTGAAACTGATCTGATCACCGTGTGATCCTAAGTATAAAAATAAACCCATTATTCTCAAACTCAATGTTTTGAAGTGAGGTAATTATTGGATCAACATCTTCATTTAAGTTACAAGTACTATTGGTAAAATTCCACTGCTCTTGAGTCAATCTTCTCCTATTAACTCTGCTTGTCTCTCCATCTTCCTCATCCCGCTATTTCGTAGAGGAGGATGGTCTTGAGCCATAATCTGCTTGTGATGCCGAAGGAGATAATCCTTCCATTGATGTAGTCCTACTTGGAACAATGTCTTCAATTGCAATTCTTGTTTGCCTTCCAAGAAGTGGGTTTGTTACTAGATTTGAGTCGTGGTTAGGTTAAGTAGAATTGATGTTATCCAACCACAGAGGGACCagttgttgaaaaaagaggCCCATTGATTGTAAAGTGTTCTGAGAAAGTAATTGAACCAGACAAAGAATATAGCTAGGGGATTGTGTATTAGATAGATATACCATCATCTCTATTCCCATTAAAAATCAGTTGTCAATGCTCCTGCAAGCTTCTGATTCCAAATCATGCATTCTGCTGTGTGAATTCTGCCAGGTTGTAATTTCTTGATTCTAAGTGCTCTCCTATGGAACAGCTTGTTCCATCCTAGTAAGAATACCAGTTGTGATTTGGGTTTCATCTGGATCATTTGTTGTTCCGCTGCTCTCTCCCACATGAAAATGGGAATGTCCATTCCACCTTGTCTCACTTGAGTCCTCATAAGCCTCTGGGTTGTTCACTAGAAATAGCTCTACACAGAAATTTTGGCAGTCATCACAGTCCATGTTGCATGGTGCTGCTGGTTCCCAATCCATACTAAAAATTTCTGCATTAGTCCATCCACTATAACCTTCTTCAACATCAACAAATCTTAGATTGGAGCCTTATGGTGGCATCCAACATTCAGATTGATTTGCATTTTGGTCAGTTGTGGGGGTTGATATGGGACGAGGTGATTGGGGTGTTTGGTGGGTCAAGTTCATTGTCCGAGTCTGTAAAAAGATTATTTCCCCAAAAGCTGTCATTTGTTGGACTATTAGGATTGATGTGGCTAGCTTCTTGGTGATGTACATCTAAATCATCTAAATTGGTTACCACAAATCTATCAAATCTGGAAATAGTAGAGTAATGGTGGGCCGTTGTGGTATTTGGAGGATGTGGTAGTGTATTCAAATGCTGATTTGGGCGTTGGTATGTTTGGTGTGCTGGTTGTGATTAAGTTTGATTTGAGTGTTGATGTATTGGTTGTGTTTGAGGTTGGTTGGGTTGAGTAGGACTAGGAGTAGAACTAGAATCATACCTCACCCTTGTGGTCCTACGGCTTGGATGCTTGCGAAATGCTCTGATGTCATCAGTGTACATTACTTCCATAAGATCAAGAGCAAACTCCATGGGGTATTGAACTCGGATTCAATAAGCTTGGTCTCTCAGAAGTTCTTCTATATCAAACATGTCCATTTGGCATTGTGAGCGAGCATGACCAATGATTCCACATCTTTTGCAAATCTTGAAGACTCTTTCATATCTACACTTCACCCAAGTATATTGCCCATCATCCCTTTTAAGAACGAAGCTAGCTATCAGTGGAAGCCATGGGTCAATCTTACCTCGAATTCTCATAAATCGTATGTTTCGTGAAAAGGTGGGTTGCCAGTCAATAGACACAAAATCTCCCAACAAATTTCCAAGAATATGAGCAAGATCAGTATCATGGTATTCTAGTGGGAGGTTGTGTATCAACAAACCAGGGTCCCTCTTAAAGAATGTACTCTTGGTCTGATGGGAACTCACAatgtattatataaaaattacctTGTCTGCCCACTATTCTGATTCCTCCTCTGAGTCTCCAGGCGGAGGCTAGAATAGATTGCATTCTTCATACAGAGAAACACCTTCTGTCAAGGAGGTAACTGGGATGCACGGACGCGGCACCGGAGGTGCctcacccgcgtccgacgcggcgggACTCGTTGACGCGCGAGGGACGTCGCTGCTCGCGCGTCGGTGCGGCGTTCGGCTGTGTCGGCCACGTGGCATCTTATTTTTCCTGCCGACTCGCACCGACGTGGCgccgattcggccagaatcgAGCTGTTTCGGCCGgcgaccgaaacggccgaaacaggccCGAAACGGCCAAAACAGACCGAAACAAGCCTCGAATCATTCTGCATCAGCCGAAATCGGCtctaaatgagacccaaaaaccctaaatctatcattccttaattttattttgaatatttgttgcttctttgtgtttcctttttggttttgtgttgtattttgtgtttcttgcttttttctttctttgttttgtgaatcaaggcatagtaaattagtaatatgttttttaagaatattttaatagtaaaaatatatagaaaatataaataaaaatatttttaataattttttaattgccgagtcccaccgcacccgcacccgcacccgcacccgcacccgcacccgtgcttcatagggaGGTAACCTCCAATACATTGTCTCCAAAACACTCTGTTACTCTCCAAAGACTCTCTATCCATTTGGATAACTGGACCCCTCCTCGAATGGCATTGTTTTCATGGAAATTGTGAACTCCCATTTCCTTATCATCTATCCAAGCCTCCGAATCACTACTATCACTCCATCcaatttctctattattttggCTAGGTTCCAAAGTGTTGAAAGGAAGAGTTTTGATGTTGGGTTTATGGATTATTTTGCGGTCATGTATATCTGGAGATTGAGGTGGGTTCTGATTGTGAAATGGAGGTATATGATATTGAGAGGAACTTTCCAGTACTATCTCTTTATAAGCAAAGGAGTGGAATGATTGCATTTTATTGCTAATTGGTGAAGGTCGGATTTATGTGTTGTACTAGTAcacaggaatttttttttttttttttttgttttgttgaaagtatAGTAGTggctttttagcttttatgaCTTAAAAGGTATTAATTGTttatgattaaaatattttttgtttacacTGTtgcttaccttttttttaaaattttttttttttattaagtatggTCTTTGTGAAATGTGAGGTGCGGCGTATCATTGGAATATATTCCGTGTGCCTTCTTGTTGTTTTGTGAAGTAAGGTTACTTTACCATTAAAATATTTGCACCAAGTTGTTGCGCATAGAAAGATGGAGGATAACTTACCATTTAGGAGGTGAATTACCGGTTGGAAGTTTTTGTGTCACATTAGCTTGTGATTCTGAAATTATGGGTTTGAGTAGCGGCTTGTTCCATTATTTTCCTCACACTCTCTTTAAAGAGTAGAAAGGAGATCTTTTAAAAAGTTGTAGCTACTGCGCTTcaaaccaaggaagtcaataccgtaccggaggctgtaccggtttggccaccggtacgatatatttcgaataccggtcaataccggtgtaccgtttcaggTTTACtgctatattatatatatatatatatatatatatatatatatatatatatatatatatatatatatatatagacacacacatattaaaatctctagaaccatgtttataaacatataatatttcacttatattatagtaaatataaaagtttattataaaatattacctcaatttaaaacaaattattcatagttttagactttagtatcaaataaaagaaaaataaaacaatataaaaaatagaaaatttagttgttcattgcatactaagaaaacaaataatactaagaagttaatataaataagttaccattatgcctttacaaaaatttaaaaattacaaaactaaaaaattaaaaaaaaaaaaaaagtttttttctataccggccggtattgcccgaaattggccggtatggccggtacgcagccggtacggccggtattttttccggtacaatataaaagtgtaccggtaccggtgcactggccggtaccggtacggtatcggccacactgcTTCAAACCCTCTTCTCCTCGTTGGAGTCCAATCCTCAGGTTTGTTACTTCTTtggagccttttttttttctttcttgaactTTTTCATTATTCTAGCTATTGTGATGAGATAATAATTAGGCTACTTTAGTCATTgtcttattttatattaatagtttaattgAATATAAAGTGAAGATTATGAGCCATGGACCATTGAAGAAGTTATAAATACCACTGTACACCCTTAGTGCGATGATTACTCAAAcggtataaatgcttgtgaagtgtggggggcaaggaccggggttcaagt from Castanea sativa cultivar Marrone di Chiusa Pesio chromosome 11, ASM4071231v1 harbors:
- the LOC142615268 gene encoding cytochrome P450 705A22-like, with the translated sequence MDAMTDIQYYSFFFFVSIITTLLIRSILNKPTKQTTSLHLPPSPPALPLIGHLHLLTPFLYKSFHSLSNQYGPLLYLRFGSARCLLVSSASVASEIFKSQDLTFSSRPIFAFADMLQYNNSGFITAPYGDYWRFMKKLCVTKLFATKQLEVSRGIRREEIERLLRKVVESARKNENVDVGAEVMKLTNNVTCRVVMSAMCSEQDGEAEKVRDLVKESFELAAKLCFGDVLGPLKKLGFWLYGKQALDVTRRFDELLERVLKEHEERRKRDGSVREDKDLMDILLDVYQDEEAEVKITRTHIKAFFLDLFIAGTDTSAEGMQWVMAELINHPCVFNKVREEIESVVGKTRLVEESDIPNLSYLEAVVKETLRLYPPGPVTTRECRENCKINGYNIPEKTAVAINLYAIMRDPDSWDDPNEFRPERFLVSLNEQEKLDQCQVEGKGQSFNFVPFGAGRRGCPGTTLAFSMMNTAVAALVQCFDWKVSGEGDGTKVDMQSGPGMSLHMSHPLIVRPIVHFNPFTASM